In uncultured Cohaesibacter sp., a genomic segment contains:
- a CDS encoding MFS transporter has product MSTTYSSPGEIASGFEENAVSHVRSGTSAFRRISVAFFLAGFATFALLYCVQPLLPLFARYFDVLPATSSLPLSLTLGCLALSIMVMGALSQQLGRKGLMLASMLSAAALNLLASIAPDWNSLLLARALEGVALGGLPAVAMAYLAEEIDPDDLPKAMGIYIAGTSVGAMLGRVGMGSLSEFVTWQQAMEVLGMLCLLAAVGFALLLPPSRNFARTRHVGLGFHLQTWMGHLRNPALQKVYGLGFCLTGVFSTVYNYLSFRLFEPPYNMSPFTVSLMFLLFLFGTVASGYTGALTLRFGARRLLIASFALTFVGVLITLPGSLISICVGIALITIGFFIGHSVASGLVGLSAKGNKGHASSLYLLFYYMGASLVGYVGGWFWHLGQWSGLTALTCLLALAAIVISMRLRP; this is encoded by the coding sequence ATGTCCACGACCTACTCCAGTCCCGGCGAGATTGCTTCGGGATTTGAAGAGAATGCAGTTTCTCATGTCCGATCCGGAACCAGCGCCTTTCGCCGGATTTCAGTTGCCTTTTTTCTCGCGGGCTTTGCAACCTTTGCCCTGCTTTATTGCGTTCAGCCCCTGCTGCCGCTCTTTGCCCGCTATTTTGACGTTTTGCCGGCCACCAGTTCTCTGCCGCTGTCGCTGACATTGGGTTGCCTTGCCCTGTCCATCATGGTGATGGGAGCGCTTTCCCAGCAGCTGGGACGCAAGGGCCTGATGCTTGCCTCGATGCTGTCTGCCGCCGCGCTCAACCTGCTTGCCTCGATCGCGCCGGACTGGAACAGTCTTCTGCTTGCACGGGCGCTTGAAGGCGTGGCGCTTGGTGGTCTGCCTGCGGTGGCGATGGCCTATCTGGCCGAGGAAATCGATCCCGATGATCTGCCCAAGGCGATGGGCATTTATATTGCCGGTACGTCGGTGGGGGCCATGTTGGGGCGGGTCGGGATGGGCTCTCTTAGTGAATTCGTCACCTGGCAGCAGGCCATGGAGGTGCTCGGCATGCTCTGTTTGCTGGCAGCCGTCGGCTTTGCGCTGTTGTTGCCACCGTCGCGCAATTTTGCCAGAACACGGCATGTGGGGCTGGGCTTTCATTTGCAGACATGGATGGGACATCTGAGGAATCCGGCGCTACAAAAGGTCTATGGGCTTGGTTTTTGCCTGACCGGCGTTTTCTCGACGGTTTACAACTATCTGTCATTTCGTCTGTTTGAGCCGCCCTATAATATGAGCCCCTTTACGGTCAGTCTGATGTTTCTGCTGTTTCTGTTCGGAACGGTGGCCTCGGGCTATACGGGGGCACTGACCTTGCGCTTTGGTGCCAGACGTCTGCTGATTGCATCCTTTGCGCTGACCTTTGTGGGCGTATTGATCACGTTGCCCGGCTCCCTCATTTCGATCTGCGTTGGCATTGCTTTGATCACCATCGGCTTTTTCATTGGCCATTCTGTGGCCAGCGGGCTGGTGGGGCTTTCTGCCAAAGGCAACAAGGGGCATGCCTCTTCGCTCTATCTGCTGTTCTATTATATGGGCGCCAGCCTTGTCGGCTATGTCGGTGGCTGGTTCTGGCATCTGGGGCAGTGGTCGGGACTTACCGCGCTCACCTGTCTGCTGGCGCTGGCAGCCATCGTCATCTCTATGCGTCTGAGGCCCTGA